DNA sequence from the Cucurbita pepo subsp. pepo cultivar mu-cu-16 chromosome LG06, ASM280686v2, whole genome shotgun sequence genome:
CAAAAGATACAGAAAAACTCAAATCATGATATCATACGACATATTAGGTCAGAAAAGATCTAGAGAAACTCAAATCATAATATCACACGGTATATTAGGTCATAAAGATACAGAGAAACTTGAATCATGATATCAAACAACATATTAGCTCACAAAAGATATATTGAAACTCAACTCATAGGTcacaaaagaaacagagaaattcGAATCATGATATCACACAACATAATAGGTCACAAAAGATACATAAAAACTTGATTCATGATATCACACGACATATTAGGTCACAAAAGACACAGAAAAACTTGAATCAAGATATCCCACAACGTATTAAGTCACAAACGATACAGAGAAACTCGAATCAAGATATCCCACGACATATTAGCTCACAAAAGATACAGAGAAATTCAGCTCATAAGATCACACAACCAGAATTCTCAAACTCATGATATTACACGACATATTGTGACATAAAAGATGCAAGAGAACTCAATCCATCATATCACACGATATATTAGGTCACACAAGATATAACGAAATCTCGAAAACACCAAGTGTTCTATACAAATTCTCAAACCTAATCCAAATCTTAGGCAGAAATCGTtacaaacaaacataaattctccaataaaatcgaaaacttacccatcaaaatttcataaacaaaaacgAACAGTAAAATCTTACATTTCGCCTAGGGTTACACCTCGGGATTTTGAGAATCTTGAATTCATTTGGTCGATGTTGAAGATAATCTTTGAGCTTCTCATCATTCATGGAATCCACCATTTTTATCTTCAAAATCACAAAGCTTTGTATTCAATGAAAAACacacatcaaaatcaaatggaatagagaagagaatgaaaaatgataCCCAATTTGTAAGTTGATCCAAGTCTTTATGGAGttgaatttcttctttatctatcagttctttcttctcctcccaTGGAATAAAATTGGTGTTCTTCAGCTTCTTCCTTATCCTCTTCTCCATCTCTAAAACTCCacttttctgttctttcttcatctcttttcacactaaaaaaattggaattgaaactgaaattttaaagtaaGTAAATAATGCATATAAAATGGAGCTTCACACACTTGTAATCATGATATTCACAATGTATACGTTAAAGTTTGTTCTCTTTAATTTGGATCCATTCTTCTTGTTAAAGATATTCAAATCTGTTTTCACTCTTTGTCGTTTTGTTCGATGATGATAATCTTGTTGGAATATGGACCCTGATGTAGTAAAAGATCCagtagaaatatatatggtagatattttgTAAACACACGGGTTTCTTCGATGATGATAATCTcgttgggatatggagcctgatgTAGTAAAAGATCTGGtagatatttcgtaaatatCTGGTTTCTTCCATGATAATAATCTTGTTGGGACGTGGAGCCTAATGTCTGTTCGTAAAAggaaatatatatggtagatattttgtaaatatctGACagagagatatatatggtaaatattCCCTAAAGAtttggtagagatatatttggtaCAATAGACAGAGTAGATTAAATATTAGTAAAaggaaaccatatatataccggATTAGGTAGTGCtttcaaaatctatttttttctgttcCTTGTATTCTCGGTTGTTGTACATAACTCAAGTCTATGAAAAAAATCTTTAGTCAATATTCCTcgttgaattttctctctcctggtCTCCGTGTTCGTGTCTATGAGCGTGggttcaataaaaaattttagcCAATGTtcctccttgcattttctctctcctcttgttctttgtgttcatctcgATGGGTGGGTGCGTTGCAATCCTAACAAATCTCTTTCAATTTCGAGGtataaaaaaagttagaatgtaaaactattataaaaatcgggttttctttaattttgcgTAATAAAAAGATCTTTTTAGTATCGGAAACAGTTTGGGTTGATTTTTGAGATCTCATGTATGGCATTAATTCGAATGGGACGGACCTGGTTGCTAAGACTTTGTCGTAAAGGAATAGCAATGGATTTCTATGGAGCCGCCTTAAGCGGGGTCGATCCCGTCTCGAATCGTTTGTTGGTTTTATTGATGTTTTggtaaggaaaaagaaaagaatatggAATTTGACCgaattttgaacatttttatGCTAATTAAGAACTTGGcattttttgaaaagtttggTATAATTGTGATGATTAAGTTACCACAATTGGAAATGAGTAATCTACCTTACTATCTTTTACTTCATACCAAAGAATTATTAATTGTGGACTTTGTCTACCTCCCTAATTAATGTGATATATGTATACATCGTAAAACATGTGAGGTGAGAGATTCAAACGTTACAAATTTTCATCAAGAGTATAAGTTGTAGTTAGCTGAGCTATATTCAAATTGACtgatttcaattatttcaattatttcttgcaAGCTACTTTGAATTATGTGAGATTCTAAATATATTGGAGacgagaacaaagcatttcttagaaGAGTGTGaagacctctccctaacagatgcgttttaaaattgtgaggctgttGCAATatataacgggtcaaagcggacaatatctcctagcggtgggtttgggctattacaaatggtatcaaagctagacaccgagcgatgtgccaaccaGGACGCTTAGCCCCCAAGAGGGATGGATTGTACGCTGGCCgccaaggaggtggattgtaagatctaaACATTCCTTAGCGGACAATATGTTATTGAAGGTTAGCTATTGGGTTTTGGTTTTTACAAATTATGTATCAAAGCCAGGCACTAGGCGGTTTGCCAGAGAGTATGCTAGGTGTCACAATCGCGGTTTCTAGGCAGCGGATTtggcgattgtgcggcacccACTCTCAGCACTGAGTGGGTTAAGCCTACTTCGAATTACGTTGCCTATGGTCAGACAACGTGAATACAAACCTTGGGTCCCGATTCcaagagaagattttagaaagggagggagagagattttagaaaaagagtttgaaagcgagagagagagagagagatcggTGTTTTATGGGAATGTAAACAAAAAGacaacaacggcttactgcatataacttATCGcatagggagaagttgacaactagtcgtatccccctatagtacattttgaggcatttcatgtctaccCGGCGTAGCCATGATATCgccgaaacgtcatactcttaaagaaaataagagagaaataatacaacatgaaagcggtaaaagaaagcaataaagCAGTACAAGGCAAAGGTTTCGGCATGTCACGGGCATGAAGCCATGGGCGacatgccttggacaagcatgaccgtgacatttTCCCCCACTTAATTAGCTAACGTCCCAGTCAACCGTCTCATCTCTTCGAATTCTGCAATCTACGGTGCGGCTGTCTTCAGGTCGTCAGCACGTTCCCAATTGATTTCTTGTTCTAGAAGTTCTTTCCACTTGACTACAAATTCCTGTAAGTTACGCTTAGGTTTGCCAATGCAACGAGTTCTCTCGGCCAAGATCTCTTCTACTTCCTTCTTACTCGAGTCCTTCATCGTTATTGATGGTCGTGTCACTTGGTTGCGCTACTAGTCGTCGTCATCTAGATGGTATGGTTTGAGGTTGCTTACATGGATGATAGGgtgaattttcatccatgtagGTAGTTGGAGACGGTATGAAGTCCTTTCGACTTTCTCGATGACCTCAGTTGGTCCCTCATATTTTCGCACTAGTCGCTGGTCCTGATTCCCCGGAATCTAAATTGTCCTGATCTCAGCTTGAATATTACTTGGTCATCAGCTTGGAACTCTAATGCTTTTCGTTTGCGGTCTGCCCACTTCTTCATTCTTCTGGAGGCTTTCTCTAAGTACGCTCATGCTATTTCAAAGGTATGCTTCCACTCTTTGGTGAAGTTGTACGCTTGAGGGCTTCTCCCGACATAAGGGTGGTCAATGACATGGGGCATGAGTGGTTGTCTGCCGCATACTATTTCAAAAGGGGTTTTCCCTATCGACGATCTTTGTTGGCAATTGAAGCTAAACTGAGCAACATCGAGCATCTAAACCCAATTCTTCTGTCGCACATTGATAAAATGACGTAAGAACTCCTCAAGCATATTGTTGAACCTTTATGTTTGTCCATCAGTTTCGGGGTGGTAACTCGAAGAGACGTTTAGGCTCAACCTCAATAGCTTGAACAATTCAGTCCAGAAGGTTCCTGTGAATCTCGGATCGTGATCGTTGACAATGCTGGTGGGAATGCCCCACAACTTGACATGTCGAAAAAATAACTGTGCGGTCGCGTCGGCCGAGCATGACTTGCGAGTTGGGATAAATGTGGCATATTTAGAGAATCTGTCAATGATGACCGAGATCGACTCCATTTCTCCTACCTTGGGGAGGTGTGTGATGAAAtctagagaaacactttcccATGGTCGAGACGGGACCGGTAGAGGTTCTAGTAGTCCCGCAATTTTGTTTCACACAACCTTGTCTTGTTGGCAGATAAGGCAGGTCTTTGTGAATTGTATCGCATCGTCGCGGAGGTTCGGCCAATAGTACCCCTTTTTAGGAGGACATAGGTTATTTGCCACCCGTTGTGGCCTGCCCATGGTGTGTCGTGGCATTCTTTTAGTAGGAGTCTCCTCAAGTTTCCCGAACGGGGGACGTAAAGACGATTCCTTTGGTGAAGAGTAAATTGTCTTCAACCCAAAACTAGCGTCTTCCCCTCTCTAGCTAGCTGCATGATGGCCTGAGCAGCCGAGTCTTTGGCTAGGTGTTCCTCGATACTTTCCTATATCGTTCCGCTCAACTTATTTCTTGTAGGTGGGCCAACATGCACAGGTCGCATGTTCGCTCTTTACCTGACCTGTGTTCGAACTGAAAGTCAAATTCGGCCACGCATTCCTGCCAACGCGCTTGCTTCGACGATAACTTGGGTTGATCAAAGAAGTGACATATGGAGCTGTTGTCTGTCTTGACTACAAACTTGGCTCCGAGGAGATACTGTCTCCAAGATCGTAAACAATGGACCACTGCCAGCATTTCTTTCTCGGACGCTGCGTACCTTCTTTCTACATCGTTTAGCTTCTGACTCTCGTATACAATGGAGTGTCCCTTCTGCAGTAAAACGCCCCTAGGGAAAAGTCTGAGGCATCCGTCTCAACTTCGAAAGGTTTCGTCACATCGGCAATCCCTAAAACTGGCCCTTCCATCATGGCGTTCTTAAGGTTGTCAAAGGCTTCTTGGCACTGTGAAGTCCAACTCCACTTGTTTCCCTTCTTTAGTAGTTGGGTCAAGGGCTCTGCGCACTTCGAGAATCCTTCAACGAATCGTCGATAGTCATTTGCCAACCCAAGAAAGGAGTGCACTTCTGTCATTGAGGAGGGGTCTTCCACTCCTTTATGGCCTTGACTTTCTCCTCTTCCATGCCTACCTTGCCTGATTCTATTACGTGTCCAAGGAAGTTGATTCGTTGTTGTGCAAACGTGCATTTTTCCCTCTTCACATATAATTGGTGTTCTCTTAGCTTTTCGAAAACTAACCGCAGGTGGTGTTCATGCTCTTTCATTGTGGAGCTGTAGACCACTACGTCGTCCAAATAGACTACCACGAACTTATCGAGATACTCGTGGAAGACTTGGTTCATCAAGGCGTAGAATGTGGTCGGGACATTAGTCAACCCAAAAGGCATGACTAGGAATTCAAAGGCCCCGTATATAGTGAAGCAAGTCGTTTTGGGCACATTTCCCTCAGCAATCCTAACTTAATAATATCCCAACCTTAGGTCGAGTTTCGAGAAATACTTTGCGCCATGTAGTCGATCGAACAAGTCGATAATGATGGGTAGAGGGTATTTATTCCTGACAGTGATCTTGTTTAGGGCATGGTAGTCTATGCATAGGCAAAGACtcccatccttcttcttctgaagAATACTGGGGCTTTGTAGGGGGCTTTCGCAGGTCTGATGAATCCAGTAGTAAGTAGTTCATCCAACTGCTTTCGTAGCTCCGCTAACTCGGGTGGAGCCATTCTATAAGTGTTCTTTGTTGGGGGTTTCGACCTCGGTATCAATTCAATCTTGTGGTCTATACCTCGACGAGGTGGTAAAGTTTTTGGTAGACTCTCCAACATTTCTCAGTACTCGTCTAGTACACACTGTATTTCTACGGGAACAATATCAATCGTTCTTTCGGTTTCCACCATTGGAATGGCCATGAACGTTGGTTCATTACGTGCAAGACCCCGTTTAAGTTGGAGCGCCGAAATCATCTTGATTCCGTTGGACTGTTTGATACTTGTCTGAACAACAGTTGGAGTTGACCCTGTTATGACTAGGCAATTGGCCAAGGGTATGGGGATCACCTTATGTTCCAAAAGGAATTCCATCCCGAGTACCACATCAAAGTCGTCCATTTTGACGATTACAAAGTGCACCAAGCTACTCCATGTTCCCAACTTAAGTGCCGTCTTCCTCGCTATTCCGAGAATCGGTAAGGCCACAGAGTTAATGGCCTTCATCTTCCCCGAGTCTCAATGTCATTTGATGTTCAACTGATTTGCTTCTGTCTTGGTCATGGAGTTGTGGGTGGCTCCTGAATTGACCATCGTATTCCTGGCCAACTTGTGATTCACCCACGCTTCCACATACATGAGACCTTTTTCGATTGGCTCCCTTTGTTCCCTTGTCTTCTTTTGAAGTGCAGATAAGAACTTCAGGGCTCCCATCCGGGGTGTTTCTATGTTCAACACTTTCTCGATTTCTTCTCCCTCGAATTTTGCATCTGCGTCCGCGTCTAATGCGGCTTGAATCGCTTGTTGTGCGCCCTCTTTGGACATTCATACACCCTATGGTTCCCTTTACATAGGATAGAAGAGAGAGGTGGTCGATTGAAGTGGTTCTGATTGTGAGACCCTCTGCCTAAGACGCCAGTCCCACATTGGGGTTGTCTTGTCTCAACTCCTCCGATCTTCGATTTGTCTCCTCCTCCCATTCTGGAGGGATTAGAGGTGTGGTTgctgttagataaaacctttgtttttccttatttagattcacacgtttacattaattctccgtttgaccattttgacaaacacgtcgaatggattaggAAATTCTTAGACGGCAATTTTCTcggaagtggcacagattcagttggccactctccacccatttttaggataggttatatttaaataggaagaTTTCACAACCTGATTTTAAGCGCAGTCAAACTTTCAGTCCTTCTCTCTGATATTttactcattttattttatttttcttccaacaacctctgTAGacaatttcctctcaccgaaaagaaaggatttccctggccgattatcgaaatccaacaagtggtatcagagccaagttgaagccatcggtgtatatcattgcggaggagccatcctatcaacaatcaagttgaatagctcaagtggttagagagtcgacctaacaacacacaggtctcagTTTCGAGTAAATGAAAATGCAAAGTGTGAAAATAAGCACAACGTGGGGTCCATCCCGAGTAGGctcgctcactcctccacgccGCCGCCAAGTGCCGGtatctccatcaccaccacgaaGAGGCCGACGTCGTGATAACGGGCGTCGAGGTGTCGTTGAGCGAGTGAAAGGGAGACAACGACTGCCGTCGTTAAGGAGAAACGATTGAGTATCTGGAGGATCTCGGTTGGCCTGGGAAGGAATTAAATCCCGTCAGGTCGGTGTACAGCGAGTGCGGGTATCCAACATTGAGCATCAGCGAGACAGAaatcgagacattgcttgacgtgaacgacctaacggtggaagaggtgaTCGGGAAGACTGCGTAACGCGTAACGCAGCTCTTTCAGCTCTCGACAAAGAGGGTCCTCTACTCCTCACTGAGGAGGAATGGcaagaaaaataccatttcAGCTCTTTCAGCTCTCGacaaagaagaaggagaaacgaTTGAGTATCGGGAGGATCGGTTGGCCTGGGAAGGAATTAAATCTCGTCGGGTCGGTGTACAGCGAGTGCGGGAATGGCAAAGAGGGTCNGACAGAaatcgagacattgcttgacgtgaacgacctaacggtggaagaggtgaTCGGGAAGACTGCGTAACGCGTAACGCAGCTCTTTCAGCTCTCGACAAAGAGGGTCCTCTACTCCTCACTGAGGAGGAATGGcaagaaaaataccatttcAGCTCTTTCAGCTCTCGacaaagaagaaggagaaacgaTTGAGTATCGGGAGGATCGGTTGGCCTGGGAAGGAATTAAATCTCGTCGGGTCGGTGTACAGCGAGTGCGGGAATGGCAAAGAGAGggtcgtctactcctcactgaggaggaatggcaagaaaaataccatttcAGCTCTTTCAGCTCTCGACAAAAAGGGTCGTCTGGGCCCTCCAGCcgcaaaggcggtaagaagTCGTGGAAATCTCTCCGGCGCATGCGCACGGGAAAGAggcggatcaaaagaa
Encoded proteins:
- the LOC111796971 gene encoding uncharacterized protein LOC111796971, encoding MKKEQKSGVLEMEKRIRKKLKNTNFIPWEEKKELIDKEEIQLHKDLDQLTNWIKMVDSMNDEKLKDYLQHRPNEFKILKIPRCNPRRNEQRSEDPKYWTSYGIMASVWKFHKQDNEQHQLS